From a region of the Actinopolymorpha singaporensis genome:
- a CDS encoding ABC transporter ATP-binding protein, protein MDMETTAWMSLYHAMNAEDERRPFSRATLRRIGRFAAPHRAQLTKFLMLSVVTAVLTVATPVLAGRVLDAIVERSSLRVVLTLAAVIAVIAVAEAGLGILTRLLSARIGEGLILDLRTAVFDHVQRMPVAFFTRTRTGALVSRLNNDVLGAQRAFSDTLSGVVSNLVTLVLTLAVMVGLSWQVTVLALVLLPIFVVPARRMGNRLARLEREAANHNSAMSTQMTERFSAPGATLVKLFGRPDNESAEFAVRARRVRDIGVRSAMVQWVFIAALTLVSALALALVYGLGGYYALAGSLDPGDVVALALLLTRLYAPLTALASARVEVMSALVSFERVFEVLDLAPLIDQKPDAVRVPDGPVSVEFEHVRFAYPAADKVSLASLEEVAKLDARGGEEVLHDVSFRVEPGAMVALVGSSGAGKSTIASLIPRLYDVDGGAVRLSGVDVRDLTFDSLRETIGMVTQDGHLFHESLRANLLLARPEAGDDELWEALRRARLDDLVASLPEGLDTVVGERGYRLSGGERQRLTIARLLLAQPRVVILDEATAHLDSTSEAAVQAALGEALADRTAVVIAHRLSTVRAADLILVLEAGRVVERGTHHELLGRGGRYAELHRTQFDVEESAADDDPAGGPTGGPVTVSPEPSTAASVATPAG, encoded by the coding sequence ATGGACATGGAGACCACCGCGTGGATGTCGCTGTACCACGCGATGAACGCCGAGGACGAACGCCGGCCGTTCTCCCGTGCGACCCTGCGGCGGATCGGCCGGTTCGCCGCGCCGCACCGTGCCCAGCTCACGAAGTTCCTGATGCTGAGTGTCGTGACCGCGGTCCTGACCGTGGCGACCCCGGTGCTGGCCGGGCGGGTCCTGGACGCGATCGTGGAACGCTCCTCCCTGCGGGTGGTTCTCACCCTGGCCGCGGTGATCGCGGTCATCGCCGTCGCCGAGGCAGGGCTCGGGATCCTCACCCGGCTGCTGTCCGCCCGCATCGGCGAGGGACTGATCCTCGACCTGCGCACGGCCGTGTTCGACCACGTTCAGCGGATGCCGGTCGCGTTCTTCACCCGCACCCGGACCGGCGCGCTGGTGAGCCGGCTCAACAACGACGTGCTCGGCGCGCAGCGTGCCTTCAGCGACACGCTGTCCGGGGTGGTGAGCAACCTCGTCACCCTGGTCCTCACCCTCGCGGTGATGGTCGGGCTGTCCTGGCAGGTGACCGTCCTCGCGCTGGTGCTGCTGCCGATCTTCGTGGTGCCGGCGCGGCGGATGGGCAACCGGCTGGCCCGGCTGGAGCGCGAGGCGGCCAACCACAACTCCGCGATGAGCACCCAGATGACCGAGCGCTTCTCCGCGCCCGGTGCCACACTGGTCAAGCTGTTCGGGCGGCCCGACAACGAGTCCGCCGAGTTCGCGGTGCGTGCCCGGCGGGTGCGCGACATCGGCGTGCGCAGCGCGATGGTGCAGTGGGTCTTCATCGCCGCGCTCACACTGGTCTCCGCGCTGGCCCTGGCGCTGGTCTACGGGCTCGGCGGCTACTACGCCCTCGCCGGCTCGCTCGATCCCGGCGACGTGGTGGCGCTGGCGCTGCTGCTCACCAGGCTGTACGCCCCGCTGACCGCGCTGGCCAGCGCCCGGGTGGAGGTGATGAGCGCGCTGGTCAGCTTCGAGCGGGTCTTCGAGGTGCTCGACCTGGCGCCGCTGATCGACCAGAAGCCGGACGCCGTACGCGTCCCGGACGGGCCGGTGTCGGTGGAGTTCGAGCATGTCCGGTTCGCCTACCCGGCCGCCGACAAGGTCTCCCTGGCATCGCTGGAGGAGGTCGCGAAGCTGGACGCGCGCGGCGGTGAGGAGGTGCTGCACGACGTGTCGTTCCGGGTCGAGCCGGGCGCCATGGTCGCGCTGGTGGGCTCCTCCGGTGCGGGAAAGTCCACCATCGCTTCGCTGATCCCCCGGCTGTACGACGTGGACGGGGGCGCGGTACGGCTGTCCGGCGTCGACGTACGCGACCTGACCTTCGATTCGCTGCGGGAAACGATCGGAATGGTCACCCAGGACGGCCACCTGTTCCACGAGTCGCTGCGGGCCAACCTCCTGCTCGCCCGGCCGGAGGCCGGCGACGACGAGCTGTGGGAGGCGCTGCGCCGGGCTCGGCTGGACGACCTGGTGGCAAGCCTGCCCGAGGGCCTGGACACGGTGGTCGGCGAACGCGGCTACCGGCTGTCCGGGGGCGAACGCCAGCGGCTGACCATCGCCCGGCTGCTGCTCGCCCAGCCGCGGGTGGTGATCCTGGACGAGGCGACCGCCCACCTCGACTCCACCTCCGAGGCCGCCGTACAGGCCGCGCTCGGTGAGGCGCTGGCCGACCGCACCGCCGTGGTCATCGCGCACCGGCTGTCCACGGTCCGGGCCGCGGACCTGATCCTGGTGCTCGAAGCCGGCCGGGTGGTCGAACGCGGCACCCACCACGAGCTGCTCGGCCGCGGCGGCCGCTACGCCGAGCTGCACCGTACACAGTTCGACGTCGAGGAGAGCGCCGCCGACGACGACCCCGCCGGCGGCCCCACCGGCGGCCCCGTGACCGTCTCGCCGGAGCCGTCCACGGCGGCGAGCGTCGCGACCCCAGCCGGGTAG
- a CDS encoding S9 family peptidase: MPTAPRPEQRPFVHRHHGDERVDEYAWLRDREDPAVLAHLKAENAHTEESLAHLAGLREELFEEYRSRIKETDEDVPARDGAWEYFTRTQEGKQYPLFVRQPVGGVDGDSAGAGDREEVLLDCNEAAEGTDYFALGAFAVSPSGHLLAYSVDTDGSEEFRMRVKDLRTGEHLPDTISPTGYGAAWSADEGFLFYTTLDPAHRPWKLWRHRLGTDQSEDVLIFTEEDESFYLGISRTRSREWLVLDLHATESSEVHVLPTDDPEGQWRLVAARRPGVEYSLEHHTDRFLFVTNDQGPDFRLAQAPVEDPSPERWTDVIPHQEGVRIVSVDAFTDHLVVALRADGRTELDVITVADAERRRMIFEEPIYTVDVGTNREFDTTTLRIDYTSLTTPNSVIDVDLATDARRLRKRQPVLNVDLDRYQSTREWATAPDGTKVPISLVWRDDRPEGGPVLLYGYGSYEHSMDPWFSTLRLSLLDRGVAFAIAHVRGGGELGRSWYEHGKRLEKANTFTDFVAAADYLVDNGWTTRDGLAIRGGSAGGLLVGAVLNLRPDLCAAAVAEVPFVDALTTILDPSLPLTVREWDEWGNPVADPRVYAAMKAYSPFDNVSASRYPAIYATAGLNDPRVSYWEPAKWVARLRDRMTGGGPVLLKTELGAGHGGPSGRYDAWRDEAQVHAFVLDQVGVAKTSA; encoded by the coding sequence ATGCCGACTGCACCCCGTCCCGAGCAGCGTCCCTTCGTCCACCGCCACCACGGTGACGAGCGGGTCGACGAGTACGCCTGGCTGCGCGACCGGGAGGACCCGGCCGTGCTCGCCCACCTGAAGGCCGAGAACGCCCATACCGAGGAATCCCTCGCACATCTGGCCGGCCTGCGCGAGGAGCTGTTCGAGGAGTACCGCTCGCGGATCAAGGAGACCGACGAGGACGTCCCGGCCCGCGACGGCGCGTGGGAGTACTTCACCCGCACCCAGGAGGGCAAGCAGTACCCACTCTTCGTGCGGCAGCCGGTCGGTGGGGTCGACGGGGACAGCGCCGGAGCCGGTGACCGGGAGGAGGTGCTGCTGGACTGCAACGAGGCGGCCGAGGGCACCGACTACTTCGCGCTGGGTGCGTTCGCGGTCTCGCCGAGCGGCCATCTGCTCGCCTACTCGGTGGACACCGACGGCAGCGAGGAGTTCCGGATGCGGGTGAAGGACCTCCGCACCGGCGAGCACCTGCCCGACACGATCAGCCCCACGGGGTACGGCGCGGCCTGGTCGGCAGACGAAGGTTTCCTCTTCTACACCACCCTCGACCCGGCCCACCGGCCGTGGAAGCTGTGGCGGCACCGGCTGGGCACCGACCAGTCCGAGGACGTGCTGATCTTCACCGAGGAGGACGAGTCGTTCTACCTCGGCATCTCCCGGACCCGCTCACGGGAGTGGCTGGTGCTGGACCTGCACGCCACCGAGTCCAGCGAGGTGCACGTCCTGCCCACCGACGACCCCGAAGGACAGTGGCGCCTCGTCGCCGCGCGCCGGCCCGGCGTGGAGTACTCCCTGGAGCATCACACCGACCGGTTCCTGTTCGTCACCAACGACCAGGGCCCGGACTTCCGCCTGGCCCAGGCGCCGGTGGAGGACCCCAGCCCGGAACGCTGGACGGACGTGATCCCGCACCAGGAAGGTGTTCGGATCGTGTCGGTCGACGCCTTCACCGACCACCTGGTGGTGGCGTTGCGGGCCGACGGGCGCACCGAACTCGATGTGATCACCGTCGCCGACGCCGAGCGCCGCCGGATGATCTTCGAGGAGCCGATCTACACCGTCGACGTCGGCACCAACCGGGAGTTCGACACCACCACACTGCGGATCGACTACACCTCGCTGACCACGCCGAACTCCGTCATCGACGTCGACCTGGCCACCGACGCGCGCCGGCTGCGCAAACGGCAGCCGGTGCTGAACGTCGACCTCGACCGGTACCAGTCGACCCGGGAGTGGGCCACTGCCCCGGACGGGACCAAGGTGCCGATCTCGCTGGTGTGGCGCGACGACCGTCCCGAGGGCGGGCCCGTGCTGCTGTACGGCTACGGATCGTACGAACACTCGATGGACCCGTGGTTCTCCACCCTGCGGCTGTCGCTGCTGGACCGGGGTGTGGCGTTTGCCATCGCGCATGTGCGCGGCGGCGGTGAGCTCGGCCGGTCGTGGTACGAACACGGCAAGCGGCTGGAGAAGGCCAACACCTTCACCGACTTCGTGGCCGCCGCCGACTACCTCGTGGACAACGGCTGGACCACCCGGGACGGACTGGCGATCCGGGGCGGGTCGGCGGGCGGGCTGCTGGTCGGTGCTGTGCTGAACCTCCGGCCGGACCTGTGCGCCGCGGCGGTGGCGGAGGTGCCGTTCGTGGACGCGCTCACCACCATCCTCGACCCGTCGCTGCCGTTGACGGTGCGGGAGTGGGACGAGTGGGGAAACCCGGTGGCCGACCCGCGGGTGTACGCCGCGATGAAGGCGTACTCGCCCTTCGACAACGTCTCGGCCAGCCGCTACCCCGCGATCTACGCCACCGCCGGGCTGAACGACCCGCGGGTGAGCTACTGGGAGCCGGCGAAGTGGGTCGCCCGGCTGCGTGACCGGATGACCGGTGGCGGACCGGTGCTGCTGAAGACCGAACTCGGCGCCGGCCACGGCGGTCCTTCGGGCAGGTACGACGCCTGGCGGGACGAGGCGCAGGTGCACGCGTTCGTCCTCGACCAGGTGGGCGTCGCGAAGACGTCCGCGTAG
- a CDS encoding putative glycolipid-binding domain-containing protein has product MDPDVHRSLVWCKDAGAELAEVKLARGHLSAVGSAIGADPVPYRLEYALTTGDDYATSSLRVHAFGVGWRRVLELRRDGAGRWEIFADAEGHLDAPPPGGQATRYTEALDCDLGLSPLTNTMPVRRHGLLTGGGPVELLTAWVSVPDLSVRPSRQRYTHVRADGDGVVVRLDSDDFTADITFDRDGLVVDYPGIARRVGPAETTAASIELAGRAHLTSSARPGDEPDGATGDVLAAT; this is encoded by the coding sequence ATGGACCCCGACGTACACCGGTCCCTGGTCTGGTGCAAGGACGCCGGCGCTGAGCTCGCCGAGGTGAAGCTGGCGCGCGGGCACCTGTCCGCGGTCGGTTCGGCGATCGGGGCGGACCCGGTGCCGTATCGGCTGGAGTACGCCCTCACCACCGGCGACGACTACGCCACGTCGTCGCTGCGGGTGCACGCGTTCGGCGTCGGCTGGCGTCGGGTGCTGGAGCTGCGCCGCGACGGCGCCGGCCGCTGGGAGATCTTCGCCGACGCCGAAGGACACCTGGACGCACCGCCGCCCGGTGGCCAGGCAACCCGCTACACCGAAGCGCTGGACTGCGACCTGGGGTTGTCCCCGCTCACCAACACCATGCCGGTGCGGCGGCACGGGCTGCTCACCGGAGGTGGCCCGGTCGAGCTGCTGACGGCGTGGGTGTCGGTGCCCGACCTGTCGGTACGCCCGAGCCGGCAGCGCTACACCCACGTACGTGCCGATGGTGACGGCGTGGTGGTCCGCCTCGACAGCGACGACTTCACCGCCGACATCACCTTCGACCGGGACGGCCTGGTCGTCGACTACCCGGGAATCGCCCGCCGTGTCGGCCCTGCCGAGACGACGGCGGCCAGCATCGAACTCGCCGGCCGGGCGCACCTCACCAGCAGCGCTCGGCCGGGCGACGAGCCGGACGGCGCCACCGGCGACGTCCTCGCGGCGACCTAG
- a CDS encoding alpha/beta fold hydrolase translates to MRSVYLSHVGCWVRYLDLPGDSPGRDGAGSSNASGPPNASGSRDATDFPDPLFVYVAGLGAATSADFPHVATHPALRRHRSLLVDLVGTGWSDQADSERFGYTVEDHADAVAAVLDADGVRGATVVGHSLGGSVAIALAHRRPELVGTLVACEPNLDPGVGDLSAHVAAQTEEAFVRRGYDALRAVVARDEHAAGKSVLHATTGRWTAVGMHRTSVSMLADRDPTFRTQFAQATMPRALLVGERTTDVDLTGLEPAGVAVHVVPSAGHVMTYDNPAGFAATIAAAVEQAH, encoded by the coding sequence ATGCGTTCGGTGTACCTGTCCCACGTCGGCTGCTGGGTCCGCTACCTCGACCTGCCCGGCGACTCCCCCGGCCGCGACGGCGCCGGTTCGTCGAATGCCTCCGGTCCACCCAACGCCTCCGGATCCCGGGATGCCACCGATTTCCCGGACCCGTTGTTCGTCTACGTCGCGGGCCTCGGAGCGGCCACCTCCGCCGACTTCCCGCACGTGGCGACTCACCCGGCACTGCGGCGTCATCGGTCGCTGCTGGTCGACCTGGTGGGCACCGGATGGAGCGACCAGGCCGACTCCGAGCGGTTCGGATACACCGTGGAGGACCATGCCGACGCGGTCGCCGCGGTCCTCGACGCCGACGGCGTCAGGGGCGCCACAGTTGTCGGCCACAGCCTCGGCGGTTCGGTGGCCATCGCGCTCGCCCACCGCCGGCCCGAACTCGTGGGCACCCTGGTCGCCTGCGAACCCAATCTCGACCCCGGCGTGGGAGACCTCAGCGCACACGTCGCCGCCCAGACCGAGGAAGCGTTCGTCCGCCGCGGCTACGACGCCCTGCGCGCGGTCGTCGCCCGGGACGAACACGCCGCCGGCAAGTCGGTGCTCCACGCCACCACCGGACGCTGGACGGCGGTCGGGATGCACCGTACGTCGGTGTCGATGCTGGCCGACCGCGATCCGACGTTCCGTACGCAGTTCGCACAGGCGACCATGCCGCGGGCCTTGCTGGTCGGCGAGCGGACCACCGACGTGGACCTGACCGGATTGGAGCCGGCCGGTGTGGCCGTGCACGTCGTGCCGAGCGCCGGTCACGTGATGACGTACGACAATCCCGCCGGCTTCGCCGCCACCATCGCGGCAGCGGTCGAGCAGGCTCACTGA
- a CDS encoding MFS transporter gives MPSTPATPPTPATPPTPTTPPTPTTPPIPATPSATAAGSSGTPDLWRDRDFRRLWAGQAASQLGEHSALMLLPLIAVLTLHADPGQLGLLRAVGQAPILLFSLVAGAWVDRWRTRTVMVATDAGRAMALGAAAVAGLLGLLGLPALVVVAFAVGALSVFFDVAYQTALARLARRDQLVWGNSALEGSRSAAQIGGPALGGAMVSLLSVPVGAATSAAFFAVSCLSIRGIRHREQLPDRTGEDTGGRTGERTGTREPVWRRIGEGLRFVAADSSLRTVCLASAAFQFWLAATMTGYLLFVPRVLHLSGTAVGLTLAAVGPGALVGALLAARLPRRFGYGVVLVAAAALGDGAFLAVPALHGSSSATVAVLLAVNFVFGAFGQLVNVTVMAVRQAVTPAALQGRAAATITFVGMGLTPLGSLLGGFLAERWDLRTSLLVTAAGMLLSPALMAVSPLARLGRMLPAPKPSWDVRGTEAQ, from the coding sequence GTGCCGTCCACCCCAGCCACTCCACCCACCCCAGCCACTCCACCCACCCCAACCACTCCACCCACCCCAACCACTCCTCCCATCCCAGCCACTCCGTCCGCGACCGCTGCCGGCTCCTCCGGTACGCCGGATCTGTGGCGCGACCGGGACTTCCGCCGGCTCTGGGCCGGGCAGGCCGCCTCCCAGCTCGGCGAACACTCGGCCCTGATGCTCCTGCCGCTGATCGCCGTGCTGACCTTGCATGCCGACCCGGGCCAGCTGGGCCTGCTCCGCGCGGTGGGCCAGGCGCCGATCCTGCTGTTCTCCCTCGTAGCCGGTGCATGGGTGGACCGGTGGCGCACCCGAACGGTGATGGTGGCCACCGACGCCGGCCGCGCCATGGCGCTGGGCGCCGCCGCGGTCGCGGGCCTGCTCGGTCTCCTCGGCCTGCCGGCGCTGGTCGTCGTCGCGTTCGCCGTGGGCGCCCTGTCGGTGTTCTTCGACGTCGCCTACCAGACGGCGCTGGCCCGGCTGGCCCGCCGCGACCAGCTGGTGTGGGGCAACAGCGCGCTCGAGGGCAGCCGCTCGGCCGCTCAGATCGGTGGGCCCGCCCTCGGCGGCGCCATGGTGTCGCTGCTGTCCGTCCCGGTCGGCGCCGCGACCAGCGCGGCGTTCTTCGCCGTGTCCTGTCTGTCGATCCGGGGGATCCGGCACCGCGAACAGCTGCCGGACCGCACCGGCGAGGACACCGGCGGGCGTACAGGCGAGCGCACCGGCACCCGCGAACCGGTCTGGCGGCGGATCGGGGAAGGCCTCCGTTTCGTCGCCGCCGACTCCTCGCTGCGGACGGTGTGCCTCGCCTCGGCCGCTTTCCAGTTCTGGCTGGCGGCGACGATGACCGGCTACCTGTTGTTCGTGCCGCGGGTGCTGCACCTGTCCGGAACCGCCGTAGGGCTGACCCTCGCGGCCGTCGGTCCGGGCGCGCTCGTGGGCGCCCTGCTGGCCGCGCGCCTCCCGCGCCGGTTCGGATACGGCGTCGTACTCGTCGCCGCGGCAGCGCTCGGGGACGGCGCGTTCCTCGCTGTGCCGGCGCTGCACGGCTCGTCGTCGGCGACGGTCGCCGTACTGCTCGCGGTCAACTTCGTCTTCGGAGCCTTCGGGCAGCTGGTGAACGTCACCGTGATGGCCGTCCGGCAGGCCGTGACCCCGGCCGCGCTGCAGGGCCGCGCGGCCGCCACGATCACGTTCGTGGGCATGGGGCTGACACCTCTCGGCTCCCTGCTCGGCGGTTTCCTCGCCGAACGCTGGGACCTGCGCACCAGCCTGCTGGTGACGGCCGCCGGCATGCTGCTGTCTCCGGCGCTGATGGCGGTGTCCCCGCTCGCCCGCCTGGGCCGGATGCTCCCCGCGCCGAAGCCCTCATGGGACGTACGCGGAACGGAGGCTCAGTGA
- a CDS encoding FGGY-family carbohydrate kinase yields the protein MTATRGGAADLLLGVDAGQTVTKACVFDREGRELGAGTARVRVHSPRPNWVERDLDEVWTATVAAIGAALTAAGVNGARVGAVGIVGHNDGLYLLDGAGRPVRPAVTAMDTRAHDVLRDWRAGPVWARALELTGQVPYAGSPSTLLAWFARHDPDVLDRTRWVLFCKDWLRYRLTGAIATDPSEASCAFTSVRTQDYAPEALDLYGLGELGGPGGLGLADRLPPLLPSAAVAGEVNAAGAAATGLAAGTPVVTGAHDVDGTAVGLGAVEPGLLSLVAGTFSINQVVSADVVVDERWQARTFVEPGRWLAMSTSASSATNLDWWRTAFGVPGTDDGYATLEREAADALAGPSQLVYHPFLYGSPYGETASAAFLGVRGWHTRGDLVRGLLEGVVLGHRVHVDALRERFALADVARLSGGAARSAVWSQMFADALDLEIEVAAGTELGARGAALLAALGVGWYSSLAETAQTVRIVRRHVPDPARQAVLADAYRRFVAVAQALGPWWDDHHAASGS from the coding sequence CCGGGTCCGGGTGCACAGCCCGCGGCCGAACTGGGTCGAACGCGACCTCGACGAGGTGTGGACGGCGACCGTCGCCGCGATCGGCGCGGCGCTGACTGCCGCCGGGGTGAATGGTGCCCGCGTGGGCGCGGTCGGCATCGTCGGCCACAACGACGGGCTGTACCTCCTCGACGGGGCGGGCCGTCCGGTGCGCCCGGCGGTCACCGCGATGGACACCCGCGCGCACGACGTGCTGCGGGACTGGCGCGCCGGCCCGGTGTGGGCCCGCGCCCTGGAGCTGACCGGGCAGGTGCCGTACGCGGGTTCGCCGTCCACGCTGCTGGCGTGGTTCGCCCGGCACGACCCGGACGTGCTCGACCGCACGCGCTGGGTGCTGTTCTGCAAGGACTGGTTGCGCTACCGCCTCACCGGCGCGATCGCCACCGACCCCAGCGAGGCCAGCTGCGCGTTCACCTCCGTGCGTACCCAGGACTACGCGCCCGAGGCACTCGACCTGTACGGGCTGGGTGAGCTGGGTGGTCCCGGCGGGCTCGGCCTGGCCGACCGGCTGCCGCCGCTGCTGCCCAGCGCCGCGGTCGCGGGGGAGGTGAACGCCGCCGGTGCGGCCGCCACCGGCCTGGCCGCCGGCACGCCGGTCGTCACCGGGGCGCACGACGTGGACGGCACAGCAGTGGGGCTCGGCGCGGTCGAACCCGGGCTGCTCAGCCTGGTCGCCGGGACGTTCAGCATCAACCAGGTGGTCAGCGCCGACGTCGTGGTGGACGAACGCTGGCAGGCGCGTACGTTCGTCGAACCGGGACGCTGGCTGGCGATGTCCACCTCCGCCTCCTCGGCCACCAACCTCGACTGGTGGCGCACGGCGTTCGGCGTGCCCGGGACCGATGATGGGTACGCCACGCTGGAACGCGAGGCCGCCGACGCGCTCGCCGGTCCGAGCCAGCTGGTCTACCACCCGTTCCTGTACGGCTCGCCGTACGGCGAGACCGCCAGCGCGGCGTTCCTCGGCGTACGCGGCTGGCACACCCGCGGCGACCTCGTCCGCGGCCTGCTGGAGGGCGTGGTGCTCGGCCACCGGGTGCACGTGGACGCGCTGCGGGAACGCTTCGCGCTGGCCGACGTCGCCCGGCTGTCCGGTGGCGCGGCACGCAGCGCGGTGTGGTCACAGATGTTCGCCGACGCCCTGGACCTCGAGATCGAGGTCGCCGCCGGCACGGAGCTGGGTGCTCGGGGCGCGGCGCTGCTGGCGGCGCTCGGCGTCGGGTGGTACTCCTCGCTGGCCGAGACCGCGCAGACCGTACGGATCGTGCGCCGGCACGTGCCCGATCCCGCCCGGCAGGCGGTGCTCGCCGACGCCTACCGCCGGTTCGTCGCCGTCGCGCAGGCGCTGGGCCCCTGGTGGGACGACCACCACGCCGCAAGCGGCAGTTGA